In Cloacibacterium caeni, a single window of DNA contains:
- a CDS encoding zinc ribbon domain-containing protein YjdM, whose translation MSELMPCPKCGSEFTYEQDNLLVCSQCFHEFDPAEVGAEDKIFDSNGNELQNGDSVVVIKDLPVKGAPKPLKAGTKVKNIRLRPGSDHNIDCKIDGFGAMALKSEFVKKA comes from the coding sequence ATGAGTGAATTAATGCCTTGCCCAAAATGTGGCAGCGAATTTACCTACGAACAAGACAATCTTTTGGTTTGCAGCCAATGTTTCCATGAGTTTGATCCTGCAGAAGTAGGTGCAGAAGATAAGATTTTCGATAGCAACGGAAATGAATTGCAAAATGGTGATTCTGTGGTAGTCATTAAAGATTTACCAGTGAAAGGCGCACCAAAACCTTTAAAAGCTGGAACTAAGGTGAAAAACATTAGATTAAGACCAGGTTCTGATCATAATATCGATTGTAAAATAGATGGTTTCGGAGCAATGGCATTGAAGTCTGAATTCGTGAAGAAAGCTTAA
- a CDS encoding NAD(P)/FAD-dependent oxidoreductase: MINTDLLIIGAGPTGLFAVFEAGLLKIKCHIIDALPQPGGQLAELYPKKPIFDIPGYPSVLAGELVDNLMEQIKQFEPGFTLAETATTLNKLEDGTFEVITNKGTIHRAKAVAIAGGLGTFEPRKPLIDNIADYEEKGVEYFVKNPEHFRDKNIVIAGGGDSALDWSIFLSNVAKSVTLIHRRNEFRGALDSVEKVQELKNAGKINLITPAEVIGLKGDGHIEAITVDKEGEVYDLATDYFIPLFGLTPKLGDIANWGLEIEKNAIVVNNALDYQTNIEGVYAIGDVNTYPGKLKLILCGFHEATLMCQSVYNRMNPGRKYVLKYTTVSGVDGFDGTRKEAEKAVVKKID; encoded by the coding sequence ATGATAAATACAGATTTATTGATTATCGGAGCCGGACCAACCGGTCTTTTTGCTGTTTTTGAGGCAGGTTTACTTAAAATTAAATGTCACATCATAGATGCATTACCACAACCAGGTGGGCAATTGGCAGAACTTTATCCTAAGAAACCAATTTTTGATATTCCTGGCTATCCATCAGTGTTAGCTGGTGAATTGGTAGATAATTTAATGGAACAAATTAAACAGTTTGAGCCTGGTTTTACTTTGGCAGAAACTGCAACTACTCTTAATAAATTAGAAGATGGGACGTTCGAAGTGATTACCAATAAAGGTACTATTCACCGTGCAAAAGCTGTGGCAATTGCTGGTGGTTTAGGAACTTTCGAGCCGAGAAAACCTTTGATTGACAATATTGCAGACTACGAAGAAAAAGGAGTAGAATATTTTGTGAAAAATCCTGAACATTTCAGAGATAAAAATATTGTAATTGCTGGTGGCGGTGATTCTGCACTGGACTGGAGTATTTTCTTGTCTAATGTGGCAAAATCTGTTACGCTTATTCATCGTAGAAATGAGTTTAGAGGTGCTCTTGACTCCGTAGAAAAGGTACAAGAACTTAAAAATGCGGGCAAGATTAACTTAATTACACCTGCAGAAGTAATTGGTCTAAAAGGTGATGGTCATATAGAAGCTATTACAGTAGATAAAGAAGGTGAAGTTTACGATTTGGCAACCGATTATTTTATTCCGCTTTTTGGACTAACTCCTAAATTAGGTGATATTGCGAATTGGGGATTAGAAATTGAGAAAAATGCGATTGTGGTAAATAACGCTTTGGATTATCAAACCAATATTGAAGGCGTTTATGCAATTGGCGACGTGAATACTTATCCAGGAAAATTAAAATTAATTTTGTGTGGTTTCCACGAAGCAACTTTGATGTGTCAAAGTGTCTACAATAGAATGAATCCTGGTAGAAAATATGTCTTGAAATATACTACTGTAAGTGGAGTAGATGGTTTCGATGGAACCAGAAAAGAAGCTGAAAAAGCAGTAGTGAAGAAGATAGATTAA
- a CDS encoding sulfate/molybdate ABC transporter ATP-binding protein, with amino-acid sequence MLLNVRNLYFGYKPGTLLFRNINLSVEKGKIIALAGESGCGKSTLLNIIYGLFDWQSGEIYLEDERLFGPKGNIVPGELGMKLVSQNYDLMPYLTVAENIGKFISNTNLSEKKQKIQELLQVVGLEDYAHVLPKNLSGGQQQRVAIARALSVMPKLLLLDEPFSNLDYSRKMELRERLFNYAKEHELSVMISTHEIQEILPWTDQIIVLQEGRLIQNDNAEETFRNPYNAYVAKLLGEVNTISEEEKSVLNVSKNYFFPHQVKLTENGLDAQIVESRFAGNHYWNKILVHNIPLVMYSENRLEGNIKIEIKD; translated from the coding sequence ATGCTTTTGAATGTTAGAAACTTATATTTCGGTTACAAACCCGGAACTTTACTTTTCAGAAATATCAATCTTTCTGTAGAAAAAGGTAAAATTATTGCTTTGGCTGGCGAATCTGGCTGTGGAAAATCTACTCTTCTTAATATTATTTACGGTTTGTTTGATTGGCAAAGCGGCGAAATTTATTTGGAAGACGAAAGACTTTTCGGACCGAAAGGAAACATTGTCCCAGGAGAACTCGGCATGAAGTTGGTTTCTCAGAATTATGATTTAATGCCCTATCTTACTGTGGCTGAAAACATAGGGAAATTTATTTCTAACACCAATCTTTCGGAGAAAAAGCAAAAAATTCAGGAGCTTTTACAAGTAGTTGGACTAGAAGATTACGCGCATGTTTTGCCAAAAAATTTAAGTGGCGGTCAGCAACAGCGAGTTGCGATTGCGAGAGCGCTTTCTGTAATGCCAAAACTGCTTTTATTAGACGAACCTTTCAGTAATTTGGATTATTCCAGAAAAATGGAATTGAGAGAACGTTTGTTTAACTATGCTAAAGAACATGAACTTTCTGTGATGATTTCTACTCACGAAATTCAAGAAATCCTTCCTTGGACTGACCAAATCATTGTACTACAAGAAGGAAGATTGATTCAAAATGACAATGCTGAAGAAACTTTCAGAAATCCTTATAATGCTTATGTAGCAAAACTTCTAGGCGAAGTAAATACCATTTCCGAAGAAGAAAAATCTGTACTCAACGTTTCTAAAAATTATTTCTTTCCGCATCAAGTAAAACTCACCGAAAATGGTTTAGATGCTCAAATTGTAGAAAGCAGATTTGCAGGAAACCATTATTGGAACAAGATTTTAGTTCATAATATTCCGCTTGTTATGTATTCAGAAAACAGATTGGAGGGAAATATTAAGATTGAGATTAAGGATTAG
- a CDS encoding DUF3575 domain-containing protein produces MRKLLLGTLFLLSLSMNAQENDTQRKNIIKTNVTAFAFKNFQLNYERVFTKTFSLSVSYGMIPEGKLPFSSLLPNDSEVNLEEVELGGSNATLETRFYLGKKGYGHGFYLAPYYRYSTFKVSNFTETIDVEINGVVYDTVDVTFKGNSTAHSAGLLIGAQWFLGKKDNFVLDAWFLGAHYGTSTGDLDGITDRTLTSVEQQQVQDELDNLDIPVVKYKATVNANGANLKVDGPWAGLRAGISLGYRF; encoded by the coding sequence ATGAGAAAACTACTATTAGGAACATTATTTTTACTGAGTTTAAGTATGAATGCTCAGGAAAATGACACGCAAAGAAAGAACATTATCAAAACTAATGTTACTGCTTTTGCATTTAAGAATTTTCAATTGAATTATGAAAGAGTTTTTACCAAAACATTTTCACTTTCTGTAAGTTATGGAATGATACCAGAAGGTAAATTGCCATTTTCTTCACTTTTACCCAATGATAGTGAGGTGAATTTAGAAGAAGTAGAACTCGGTGGAAGCAATGCTACTTTAGAAACCAGATTTTATTTAGGAAAAAAAGGTTATGGTCATGGTTTTTATTTAGCTCCTTATTATAGATATTCTACCTTCAAAGTTTCAAATTTTACAGAAACCATAGATGTGGAAATCAATGGAGTAGTGTATGATACCGTAGACGTTACTTTCAAAGGAAATTCTACAGCTCACAGTGCAGGTTTGTTAATCGGCGCGCAATGGTTTTTAGGCAAAAAAGATAATTTCGTTTTAGATGCATGGTTTTTAGGTGCTCATTATGGAACATCAACCGGAGATCTAGATGGTATTACAGATAGAACATTAACTTCAGTTGAGCAACAGCAAGTTCAGGATGAATTAGACAACTTAGATATTCCAGTGGTGAAATACAAAGCTACTGTAAATGCAAATGGTGCCAATCTAAAAGTAGACGGACCTTGGGCTGGTTTAAGAGCAGGGATTTCTTTAGGTTACAGATTTTAA
- a CDS encoding 2Fe-2S iron-sulfur cluster-binding protein: MLDVNIKITDRNGVTHEVAAPTDMAMNLMEIVKLYELAEEGTIGVCGGMAMCASCQCYVKSDTTLPEKSDEEEAMLSEAYNVKENSRLGCQIHITEDLEGLEVELAPYE, encoded by the coding sequence ATGTTAGATGTAAACATAAAAATTACAGATAGAAACGGAGTTACCCATGAAGTTGCTGCGCCTACAGATATGGCGATGAACTTGATGGAAATCGTGAAACTCTATGAATTAGCAGAAGAAGGAACCATTGGTGTTTGTGGAGGAATGGCAATGTGCGCATCTTGTCAATGCTATGTAAAAAGTGATACTACGCTTCCTGAAAAATCAGATGAAGAAGAAGCGATGCTTTCTGAAGCTTATAATGTGAAAGAAAATTCTAGATTAGGCTGTCAGATTCACATTACAGAAGATTTAGAAGGTCTGGAAGTAGAGTTGGCTCCTTACGAGTAA
- a CDS encoding YceI family protein, with translation MKKNLYSVFGILVLSFLVISCGKDKPVTSEANEVLTETDGVLYKVDTMNSRIEWKGYKVLKSDQTTHFGSIKFESGDVTVKDGKLQSGKFVADITTLENIDLKDDQEMKAKLEGHLKSGDFFEVEKFPTASYEITKVTENAAGDYNTLLEGNLTIKGITKPVQFKANVTVADGNVSIASEPTDINREDFGLKFELPLENGLLNKEINLQILVKALESK, from the coding sequence ATGAAAAAGAATTTATATAGCGTTTTTGGGATTTTAGTCCTCTCTTTTCTGGTGATTTCTTGTGGAAAAGATAAACCTGTAACCAGCGAAGCGAATGAAGTTTTAACCGAAACTGATGGTGTGCTCTACAAAGTAGACACCATGAACAGTAGAATAGAGTGGAAAGGTTATAAAGTGCTAAAGTCTGATCAAACCACACATTTCGGTTCTATAAAATTTGAAAGTGGAGACGTTACCGTAAAAGATGGTAAACTGCAATCAGGAAAATTCGTGGCAGATATTACCACACTAGAAAATATAGATTTAAAAGATGACCAAGAAATGAAAGCCAAATTAGAAGGTCATCTAAAAAGTGGAGATTTCTTCGAGGTAGAAAAATTTCCTACCGCTTCTTATGAAATTACCAAAGTAACCGAAAATGCAGCTGGAGATTATAACACGCTTTTAGAAGGAAATCTTACGATTAAAGGCATCACAAAGCCAGTTCAGTTTAAAGCAAATGTAACGGTAGCTGACGGAAATGTAAGCATTGCAAGTGAACCAACAGATATTAACAGAGAAGATTTCGGGTTGAAATTTGAGCTTCCTCTAGAAAATGGTTTGCTGAACAAAGAAATTAATCTTCAGATTTTGGTAAAAGCTTTAGAAAGCAAGTAA
- a CDS encoding RsmB/NOP family class I SAM-dependent RNA methyltransferase produces MQLIHRNLLIGIHDALQETFFEKNKYADKVIERLLKAHKKWGSEDRKVVSEIFYNIIRWKKRLEYYIGEGAKPNNIYRLILAYLLWSETEYKKFEEFQGIKVADIITKLKKGTVPTKAFEHSIPDWLVETLEKELGENWEKEMIALNEQAPTILRANSLKTSTKHLIEELKHENVESFQVPGFENAVQLEEKKNVFLTSAFKDGFFEVQDAGSQKIGEFLDVKPGMRVVDACAGAGGKTLHLAALMENKGQIIAMDIHGWKLAELKRRAKRAGAHNIETREITDNKVIKRLHEKADRLLIDAPCSGLGVLKRNPDSKWKIDQDFIDRIRKEQETILQDYSKIIKKGGKMVYATCSILPSENNEQVENFLKNNPDFKLVKEEKVLPSTGFDGFYMALIERV; encoded by the coding sequence ATGCAACTTATCCACAGAAATCTACTCATCGGTATTCACGATGCACTACAAGAAACTTTTTTCGAAAAAAATAAATACGCAGATAAAGTTATAGAAAGACTTTTGAAAGCTCATAAAAAATGGGGAAGCGAAGACAGAAAGGTAGTTTCTGAAATTTTCTACAACATTATCCGTTGGAAAAAACGCCTAGAATATTACATTGGAGAAGGCGCAAAACCTAATAACATTTACAGACTTATCCTAGCTTATTTGCTTTGGAGCGAAACAGAATATAAAAAATTCGAAGAGTTTCAAGGAATAAAAGTTGCGGATATTATTACCAAATTGAAGAAAGGAACCGTTCCTACTAAAGCTTTTGAACATTCTATTCCAGATTGGTTGGTAGAAACTTTAGAAAAAGAACTCGGCGAAAATTGGGAAAAAGAAATGATTGCGCTTAATGAACAAGCGCCAACTATTTTACGTGCCAATTCTTTGAAAACCTCAACAAAACACTTAATCGAAGAACTAAAACACGAAAATGTAGAAAGTTTTCAAGTTCCGGGCTTCGAAAATGCAGTACAGTTGGAAGAAAAGAAAAATGTGTTCTTAACTTCAGCTTTTAAAGATGGCTTTTTCGAAGTACAAGATGCTGGTTCACAGAAAATTGGAGAATTTCTAGACGTAAAACCCGGAATGCGTGTAGTAGATGCTTGTGCTGGAGCTGGTGGAAAAACTCTTCACCTTGCTGCTTTGATGGAAAACAAAGGTCAAATCATTGCCATGGATATTCACGGTTGGAAATTAGCCGAACTGAAACGTAGAGCAAAAAGAGCGGGAGCTCACAATATAGAAACCAGAGAAATTACAGATAATAAAGTCATCAAAAGATTACACGAAAAGGCAGACAGACTTTTGATAGACGCACCGTGTTCTGGTTTAGGCGTTTTGAAAAGAAACCCAGATTCTAAATGGAAAATAGACCAAGATTTTATTGATAGAATTAGAAAAGAGCAAGAAACCATTCTTCAAGATTATTCTAAAATCATTAAAAAAGGTGGAAAAATGGTTTACGCCACTTGTTCTATCTTGCCAAGTGAAAACAATGAACAGGTTGAGAATTTCTTGAAAAACAACCCTGATTTTAAATTAGTAAAAGAAGAAAAAGTACTACCAAGTACAGGTTTTGACGGATTTTATATGGCGCTGATTGAAAGAGTTTAA
- a CDS encoding DUF5916 domain-containing protein, whose amino-acid sequence MKVQIIILFTFLFVGFSSAQEEKTENITRKTINAVRVEKAPKIDGILDDEIWKNAPIANDFIELRPNNGKAENPDFKTEVKVAYDDTGIYVSAMMYDKEPSKIGKELTERDNIGNDDFFVLFINGYNDKQQSLELFVTAAGVQADSKITNQNGEDFSWNGIWYSGVKILENGWSVEMKIPYFEMRFPKSEKQQWGINFFRQINRLQTAYTWNHVNNQKGSFLLYDGILNGVENIQTPTRLSFLPYFSSYVNYFDGKTTTNINGGMDVKYGINDAFTLDTTLIPDFGQTNFDATVLNLGPFEQQFSEQRSFFNEGTELFNKGNMFYSRRIGGFPSKFPQLAADEEFAENPEKVKLFNATKISGRTKKGLGIGFFNAITEKTEASIRNINTGEIRKEVTEPLANYNVFVLDQRFRENSSVSLINTSVMRSGDFRDANATGVFLDLTNKKNTFNVFGSTEGSWVFENQKQKFGFEGNAGFNQIIKGHQFGAEVFLRDKNYDINDLGFTGQTNYVNYSANYNYRYLQPKGNINQLNYSLRVNNNRRLETDLFADFVIHQNLQITNKKFFNFGGGLMVKPLGTNDIYEPRTFGKYLFIPAMYNPWVFANTDERKKFKIGGYVEFYKYNEDKRITYMSEINTRYRFNDHFSIFHTLNYANFNNETGFVGKDATNIFIGRRLRNSVENSVSSQYTFNEKMAINLTFRHYFSEVAYRQFYTLKDNGELNPDTSFAENKDGTFNSWNLDLRYSWWFAPGSQLTLLYRNQAQNFLDVARLSMRDNFDRLFNEPMINNLSLRITYFLDYNRAKNWFKKS is encoded by the coding sequence ATGAAAGTTCAAATCATCATCTTATTCACTTTTCTTTTTGTTGGTTTTTCCTCGGCACAAGAAGAAAAAACCGAAAACATTACCCGGAAAACCATTAACGCGGTAAGAGTAGAAAAAGCGCCAAAGATTGATGGAATTTTAGATGATGAAATTTGGAAAAACGCACCTATTGCCAATGATTTTATAGAACTAAGACCTAATAATGGCAAAGCTGAAAATCCTGATTTCAAAACAGAAGTAAAAGTCGCTTATGACGATACTGGGATTTATGTTTCTGCGATGATGTATGATAAAGAACCTTCTAAAATCGGGAAAGAACTCACCGAAAGAGACAATATAGGAAATGATGATTTTTTCGTACTTTTTATTAATGGATATAATGATAAACAGCAGAGTTTAGAGTTATTCGTAACTGCAGCAGGTGTACAAGCAGATAGTAAAATCACCAATCAAAATGGGGAAGATTTTTCATGGAACGGAATTTGGTATTCTGGCGTAAAAATTTTAGAAAACGGTTGGTCTGTTGAGATGAAAATCCCATATTTCGAGATGAGATTTCCTAAAAGCGAAAAACAACAGTGGGGAATTAATTTTTTTAGACAAATTAATAGATTGCAAACCGCTTATACATGGAATCATGTGAATAATCAAAAAGGTAGTTTCTTATTATATGACGGAATTCTAAACGGTGTAGAAAATATACAAACGCCTACCAGATTATCTTTCCTTCCTTATTTTTCGAGTTATGTAAATTATTTTGACGGAAAAACCACTACCAACATCAATGGCGGAATGGACGTGAAATATGGAATTAATGACGCTTTTACACTAGACACCACTTTAATTCCCGATTTTGGACAAACCAATTTTGATGCTACCGTTCTAAATTTGGGACCATTTGAACAACAGTTCAGCGAACAGCGTTCGTTTTTCAATGAAGGAACAGAGCTTTTCAACAAAGGAAATATGTTTTATTCCAGAAGAATTGGTGGTTTCCCAAGTAAGTTTCCTCAACTTGCAGCCGATGAAGAATTTGCAGAAAATCCAGAAAAAGTAAAACTTTTTAACGCTACTAAAATTTCAGGAAGAACAAAAAAAGGATTAGGAATTGGATTTTTCAATGCCATTACCGAAAAAACGGAAGCTTCCATCAGAAATATCAACACTGGCGAAATCAGAAAAGAAGTAACAGAACCTTTGGCGAACTATAATGTCTTTGTTTTAGACCAAAGATTTCGTGAAAATTCTTCGGTTTCCCTCATCAATACAAGTGTGATGAGAAGCGGAGATTTCAGAGATGCTAATGCAACTGGAGTTTTCCTAGATTTAACCAATAAGAAAAATACATTTAATGTTTTCGGTTCTACAGAGGGAAGTTGGGTTTTCGAAAATCAAAAACAAAAATTCGGTTTCGAAGGAAATGCTGGTTTTAACCAAATTATTAAAGGTCATCAATTCGGCGCAGAAGTTTTCTTGAGAGATAAAAATTATGATATTAACGACCTTGGATTTACTGGACAAACCAATTATGTGAATTATAGTGCGAATTACAATTACCGTTATTTGCAACCAAAAGGCAATATCAATCAATTGAATTACAGCCTTAGAGTAAACAATAACAGAAGATTAGAAACCGATTTATTTGCAGATTTCGTGATTCACCAAAATTTACAAATTACCAATAAAAAGTTTTTCAATTTCGGAGGTGGATTGATGGTAAAACCACTTGGAACCAATGATATTTACGAACCGAGAACCTTCGGAAAATATCTTTTCATTCCGGCAATGTATAATCCATGGGTTTTTGCCAATACAGACGAAAGAAAAAAATTCAAAATCGGTGGTTATGTAGAATTTTATAAATATAATGAAGATAAGAGAATTACGTATATGTCAGAAATCAATACCCGATATCGTTTTAATGACCATTTCTCTATTTTCCACACTTTAAATTATGCTAATTTCAATAATGAAACAGGATTTGTAGGAAAAGACGCCACGAATATTTTCATTGGCCGAAGATTAAGAAATTCTGTGGAAAACAGTGTTTCTTCTCAATATACTTTTAATGAAAAAATGGCGATTAATCTAACTTTCCGTCATTATTTTTCGGAAGTTGCCTACAGACAATTTTACACGTTAAAAGATAATGGAGAACTCAATCCAGACACTAGTTTCGCCGAAAACAAAGATGGCACCTTCAATTCATGGAACTTGGATTTACGTTACAGTTGGTGGTTTGCGCCAGGTTCACAGCTCACTTTACTGTACAGAAATCAAGCTCAGAATTTCTTAGATGTAGCCAGATTAAGCATGAGAGATAATTTTGACCGATTATTTAACGAACCTATGATTAACAATCTTTCGCTCAGAATTACCTATTTCTTAGATTACAACAGAGCAAAAAATTGGTTCAAAAAATCTTAA
- the pheS gene encoding phenylalanine--tRNA ligase subunit alpha, with amino-acid sequence MLDKIDELLKEVQGFTSTNKDEIEQFRIKFNGKKGILNDFFEKFKEVPNEQKKEFGQKINTLKQAVNTKLEELKEATSSQIIIEKEDLTKPAFPLELGSRHPINLVKGRIIEIFKSIGFAVSDGPEIEDDWHNFTALNLPEYHPARDMQDTFFIEKNPDVLLRTHTSSVQIRHMEENQPPIRILSPGRVFRNEAISSRSHCIFHQIEGLYIDENVSFADLKQTLQFFTTELFGKSKIRMRPSYFPFTEPSAEVDVYWGLNSETDYRITKGTGWLEIMGCGMVDPAVLKNVNIDADKYSGYAFGMGIERIVMLLYQLGDIRMFFENDKRMLEQFGHL; translated from the coding sequence ATGTTAGATAAGATAGATGAGTTATTGAAAGAAGTGCAAGGTTTTACTTCTACTAACAAAGACGAAATTGAACAATTTCGTATCAAATTCAATGGGAAAAAAGGAATTTTAAATGATTTTTTCGAAAAATTTAAAGAAGTTCCTAATGAACAGAAAAAAGAATTTGGTCAAAAAATCAATACACTCAAACAAGCAGTAAATACTAAGTTAGAAGAGCTGAAAGAAGCTACTTCTAGCCAAATTATTATCGAAAAAGAAGACCTTACGAAACCTGCTTTTCCGTTGGAATTGGGTTCTCGTCATCCTATTAATTTAGTAAAAGGCAGAATTATTGAGATTTTTAAATCTATTGGTTTTGCAGTTTCTGATGGACCAGAAATAGAAGATGATTGGCACAACTTTACTGCGCTTAATTTACCAGAATATCATCCTGCAAGAGATATGCAAGATACGTTCTTCATTGAGAAAAATCCAGATGTTTTATTAAGAACGCATACTTCTTCGGTGCAGATTCGTCACATGGAAGAAAATCAACCGCCAATTAGAATTCTTTCTCCGGGAAGAGTTTTCCGTAACGAAGCTATTTCTTCTCGTTCACACTGTATTTTCCACCAAATAGAAGGTTTATATATAGACGAAAACGTGAGTTTTGCAGATTTGAAACAGACTTTACAGTTTTTCACAACAGAACTTTTCGGAAAATCAAAAATCAGAATGAGACCTTCTTATTTCCCTTTTACAGAGCCAAGTGCAGAAGTAGATGTTTATTGGGGATTGAATTCTGAAACCGATTATAGAATTACCAAAGGAACCGGTTGGTTAGAAATTATGGGTTGTGGAATGGTAGATCCTGCCGTTCTTAAAAATGTAAATATCGATGCGGATAAATACTCTGGTTACGCATTCGGAATGGGAATTGAGAGAATCGTAATGTTGCTTTATCAATTGGGAGACATCAGAATGTTCTTCGAAAATGATAAGAGAATGCTAGAGCAATTCGGGCATTTATAA
- a CDS encoding DUF3108 domain-containing protein has product MKKIFNFIFLLISISVFSQIDNIKSGEKLSYRLHYGFLNAGTATLTTNQIMYKGKPHYRVTGVGRSTGAVRAFFKVDDVYESYINIATGLPSYYVRNVSEGGYRRHYETEFNHDNQSLTLTNKLDQTSKNFKTMRGIQDMLSSFYNLRSMDKSKFKVGSNIKMNVWIDDESYPFMLKVVAVENKTTKFGDISCLKIKPYVMSGRIFKSQEGVTMWVTNDENHVPVEIRAELLVGSLKASLDGYANVKYPLNFSK; this is encoded by the coding sequence ATGAAAAAAATATTCAATTTTATATTTTTATTAATTTCAATCTCTGTTTTTTCACAAATTGACAATATTAAAAGTGGTGAAAAACTTTCGTATAGGTTACATTATGGTTTCTTAAATGCAGGAACAGCAACTCTTACCACCAACCAAATCATGTATAAAGGAAAACCTCATTACAGAGTAACAGGAGTTGGGAGAAGTACAGGTGCGGTAAGAGCTTTTTTCAAAGTAGATGATGTGTATGAAAGTTACATTAATATCGCTACTGGATTGCCTAGTTATTATGTTAGAAACGTTTCGGAAGGTGGTTACAGAAGACATTATGAAACCGAATTTAACCATGATAATCAATCTCTTACACTCACCAATAAACTAGACCAAACTTCTAAAAATTTTAAAACCATGAGAGGAATTCAAGATATGCTTTCTTCTTTTTACAACCTTAGAAGCATGGACAAATCTAAATTTAAAGTTGGAAGCAATATTAAAATGAATGTTTGGATTGATGACGAGTCTTATCCTTTTATGCTAAAAGTGGTTGCTGTAGAAAACAAAACCACCAAATTTGGAGATATTTCTTGTCTTAAAATCAAACCTTACGTAATGAGTGGTAGAATTTTTAAATCTCAAGAAGGCGTTACGATGTGGGTAACCAATGACGAAAACCACGTTCCCGTAGAAATCAGAGCAGAACTTTTAGTAGGTTCTCTCAAAGCAAGTTTAGACGGATATGCCAACGTAAAATATCCTTTGAATTTTTCTAAATAA